The Streptomyces sp. NBC_00670 genome window below encodes:
- a CDS encoding ATP-binding protein: MDGAARNEDQLLDDGPLRVSAAYEGRPGDIARARDLVRDFLTRLQSDHGFPVTERAMGTAQLVVSELMTNACKYATGPCLVDLGLNADRVDITVWDSAPVLPVAKAADPGRVGQHGLEIVMAVCQSFEVHREPVGKRTIASIALTDDSVGDTGAA; the protein is encoded by the coding sequence ATGGACGGGGCTGCCCGGAACGAGGACCAACTGCTGGACGACGGGCCCCTGCGGGTGTCGGCGGCCTACGAAGGCAGACCCGGCGACATCGCGCGGGCGCGTGACCTGGTCCGGGACTTCCTGACCCGGCTCCAGTCCGACCACGGCTTCCCGGTGACGGAACGCGCGATGGGCACGGCACAGCTGGTGGTCAGCGAACTGATGACGAACGCCTGCAAGTACGCGACAGGGCCCTGCCTGGTCGACCTGGGGCTGAACGCCGACCGGGTGGACATCACGGTCTGGGACAGCGCCCCGGTGCTGCCGGTGGCCAAGGCCGCCGATCCGGGCCGGGTGGGCCAGCACGGTCTGGAGATAGTGATGGCCGTCTGCCAGAGCTTCGAGGTGCACCGGGAGCCGGTGGGCAAGCGCACGATCGCCTCGATCGCCCTCACCGACGACTCCGTCGGGGACACCGGCGCCGCGTAG
- the proP gene encoding glycine betaine/L-proline transporter ProP: MADSETDLSTIDADSEALRRHRRLFRAVKRRRNPPLRRTDITVTDESAVRRAVKAASLGNAMEWFDFGIYSYLAVTIGEVFFPSGNDTVQLLSSFATFAVSFLVRPLGGMVFGPMGDKIGRKKVLALTMIMMAIGTFAIGLIPSYAAIGFWSPALLILFRLVQGFSTGGEYGGASTFIAEYAPDRRRGYFGSFLELGTLAGYVGASGLVTILTAVLGSDGMHSWGWRVPFLVAGPIGLIGLYLRLKLDETPAFQKLEDSSAHRASEAASTVESTAKGDIAKIFREYWPTLILCICLVGAYNICDYMLLSYMPTYLSDEMGYSETHGLLILIVTMVVLMLVINQVGKLSDRVGRKPVLMTGMLGFLVLSVPSFLLVQQGSLAAVSGGMLMLGLSLVCLLGTMSAALPALFPTQVRYGSLSIGYNLSASLFGGTTPLVITALISVTGSELMPAFYAVAAALVGVISVACMKETARRPLAGSPPSVATPEEAAEMVESQAQVPRF; the protein is encoded by the coding sequence ATGGCGGACAGCGAGACCGATCTCTCCACGATCGATGCCGACAGCGAGGCCTTGAGGCGCCACCGCAGACTGTTCAGGGCGGTGAAACGGCGCCGGAACCCCCCGCTCCGGCGTACCGACATCACCGTCACCGACGAGTCGGCGGTCCGCCGGGCGGTCAAGGCCGCCTCCCTCGGCAACGCCATGGAATGGTTCGACTTCGGCATCTACAGCTACCTCGCCGTCACCATCGGTGAGGTGTTCTTCCCGTCCGGGAACGACACCGTCCAGCTTCTCTCCTCCTTCGCGACCTTCGCCGTCTCCTTCCTGGTCCGCCCCCTCGGCGGCATGGTGTTCGGCCCGATGGGCGACAAGATCGGCCGCAAGAAGGTCCTCGCCCTCACCATGATCATGATGGCGATCGGCACGTTCGCCATCGGCCTGATCCCGTCGTACGCCGCCATCGGCTTCTGGTCCCCCGCCCTGCTCATCCTCTTCCGCCTGGTGCAGGGCTTCTCCACCGGTGGCGAGTACGGCGGCGCCTCCACGTTCATCGCCGAGTACGCCCCCGACCGCCGCCGCGGCTACTTCGGCAGCTTCCTGGAGCTCGGCACCCTGGCCGGCTACGTCGGCGCGTCCGGCCTGGTGACGATCCTGACGGCCGTCCTCGGCAGCGACGGCATGCACTCCTGGGGCTGGCGCGTGCCGTTCCTGGTGGCCGGCCCCATCGGACTGATCGGCCTCTACCTGCGGCTCAAGCTGGACGAGACGCCCGCCTTCCAGAAGCTGGAGGACTCCTCCGCCCACCGCGCCTCCGAAGCGGCCTCCACGGTCGAGTCGACCGCGAAGGGCGACATCGCGAAGATCTTCCGCGAGTACTGGCCCACGCTCATCCTGTGCATCTGCCTCGTCGGCGCCTACAACATCTGCGACTACATGCTGCTGTCGTACATGCCGACGTACCTCTCCGACGAGATGGGCTACTCCGAGACGCACGGCCTGCTGATCCTCATCGTCACCATGGTGGTGCTGATGCTGGTCATCAACCAGGTCGGCAAGCTCTCCGACCGGGTCGGCCGGAAGCCGGTGCTGATGACCGGGATGCTCGGCTTCCTCGTGCTGTCGGTCCCGTCCTTCCTGCTGGTCCAGCAGGGCAGCCTGGCGGCGGTCTCCGGCGGCATGCTGATGCTGGGCCTGTCGCTGGTGTGCCTGCTCGGCACGATGTCCGCGGCCCTGCCGGCCCTCTTCCCGACCCAGGTGCGCTACGGCTCCCTCTCCATCGGCTACAACCTCTCCGCGTCGCTGTTCGGCGGGACGACCCCGCTGGTGATCACCGCGCTGATCTCCGTCACCGGCAGCGAGCTGATGCCCGCGTTCTACGCGGTGGCGGCGGCGCTCGTCGGCGTGATCTCGGTGGCGTGCATGAAGGAGACGGCCCGCCGCCCGCTGGCCGGCTCCCCGCCGTCGGTGGCGACGCCGGAGGAGGCGGCGGAGATGGTCGAGAGCCAGGCACAGGTGCCGAGGTTCTGA
- the ku gene encoding non-homologous end joining protein Ku produces the protein MARAIWTGVITFGLVTVPVGLFTATEDHTVHFHQLQRGTADRVRNKRVNERTGEDVDTKDIVKGYEVERGEYVVVEPDELEEIAPGRSRTVDITDFVELAEIAPVYFARTYYVAPRGEQYLKVYELLRAALERTGRVGIATFVMRGRQYLTALRAEERVLVLQTLHWADEVRDPGAELPELPAERAGAGKELDMAAQLIDTLSAPWDPARYHDTYQEKVRELVRAKAEGQEVAATEEAPEATNVLDLMTALQSSIDRAGGGAREEGRGAPKEKHLRTPSKDGRGRGPSKEERRRAPSPRGDRGRAATKGELRRLSKAELYRRATDQGVEGRSRMSRDELVEALAGAGRRRKKTAAA, from the coding sequence ATGGCACGTGCGATCTGGACCGGGGTGATCACCTTCGGGCTGGTCACCGTGCCGGTCGGGCTGTTCACCGCGACCGAGGACCACACCGTCCACTTCCACCAGTTGCAGCGCGGCACCGCCGACCGGGTCCGCAACAAGCGGGTCAACGAGCGCACCGGCGAGGACGTCGACACCAAGGACATCGTCAAGGGGTACGAGGTGGAGCGCGGCGAGTACGTCGTCGTGGAGCCCGACGAACTCGAGGAGATCGCCCCCGGCCGCTCCCGGACCGTCGACATCACCGACTTCGTGGAGCTGGCCGAGATCGCACCGGTCTACTTCGCCCGTACGTACTACGTCGCCCCGCGCGGCGAGCAGTACCTGAAGGTGTACGAGCTGCTGCGGGCGGCGCTGGAGCGGACCGGTCGGGTGGGCATCGCCACCTTCGTCATGCGCGGCAGGCAGTATCTGACGGCGCTGCGCGCGGAGGAGCGGGTCCTGGTGCTGCAGACGCTGCACTGGGCGGACGAGGTGCGCGACCCGGGTGCGGAACTGCCCGAGCTGCCGGCCGAGCGGGCGGGCGCGGGCAAGGAACTGGACATGGCCGCGCAGCTGATCGACACGCTCAGTGCGCCGTGGGACCCGGCGCGCTACCACGACACGTACCAGGAGAAGGTGCGGGAGCTGGTGCGGGCCAAGGCGGAGGGCCAGGAGGTCGCGGCCACGGAGGAGGCGCCGGAGGCCACGAACGTCCTCGACCTGATGACGGCCCTCCAGAGCAGCATCGACCGCGCGGGCGGGGGCGCCCGCGAGGAGGGCCGGGGCGCTCCGAAGGAGAAGCATCTAAGGACCCCGTCGAAGGACGGACGCGGGCGCGGCCCGTCCAAGGAGGAGCGCCGGCGGGCCCCGTCGCCGAGGGGCGACCGTGGGCGGGCCGCCACGAAGGGCGAGCTGCGCCGGCTCAGCAAGGCCGAGCTGTACCGGCGGGCCACCGACCAGGGCGTCGAGGGGCGCTCGCGGATGAGCCGGGACGAACTCGTCGAGGCACTGGCCGGTGCCGGGCGGCGGCGGAAGAAGACCGCGGCCGCCTGA
- a CDS encoding peptidylprolyl isomerase, producing the protein MGSNVYFDITINDQPAGRIVFKLYDEDVPKTAKNFRELATGEHGFGYAGSSFHRIIPQFMLQGGDFTRGNGTGGKSIYGEKFADENFKNKHTKPYLLSMANAGPNTNGSQFFITTVVTSWLDGKHVVFGEVVEGTELVDQIEALGSQSGAPKGKVTIAASGTV; encoded by the coding sequence ATGGGATCCAACGTGTATTTCGACATCACCATCAACGACCAGCCCGCGGGGCGCATCGTCTTCAAGCTGTACGACGAGGACGTGCCGAAGACCGCGAAGAACTTCCGCGAGCTGGCCACCGGTGAGCACGGGTTCGGCTACGCCGGCTCGTCCTTCCACCGCATCATTCCGCAGTTCATGCTCCAGGGCGGTGACTTCACCCGGGGCAACGGCACGGGCGGCAAGAGCATCTACGGCGAGAAGTTCGCCGACGAGAACTTCAAGAACAAGCACACCAAGCCGTACCTGCTCTCCATGGCCAACGCCGGCCCGAACACCAACGGCTCGCAGTTCTTCATCACGACGGTCGTGACGTCCTGGCTGGACGGCAAGCACGTCGTCTTCGGCGAGGTCGTCGAGGGCACGGAACTGGTCGACCAGATCGAGGCCCTGGGCAGCCAGTCCGGCGCCCCCAAGGGCAAGGTCACGATCGCGGCGTCCGGCACGGTGTGA
- the paaK gene encoding phenylacetate--CoA ligase PaaK: protein MSSETTAPAAAGPRRGLPLPAELRDEAERMSREELRDLQLTRLRATLRRAYDHVELYRRKFDAAGVTPEDCRTLEDIARFPFTTKADLRDTYPFGMFAVPMSEVRRVHASSGTTGRPTVVGYTEHDLSVWADLVARSIRAAGGRAGHKVHVSYGYGLFTGGLGAHYGAERAGCTVIPASGGMTARQVQIIQDFRPEIIMITPSYMLTLLDEFERQGIDPRSTSLRVGIFGAEPWTEEMRREIEERLDLHAVDIYGLSEVMGPGVAQECVETKDGLHVWEDHFLPEVVDPVTDGVMPEGEGGELILTSLTREAMPVVRYRTRDLTRLLPGTARPAFRRIEKITGRCDDMLILRGVNVFPSQIEEIVLRTPGVAPHFQLLLSRRGRLDHMAVRVEARPESAAEEREAAAEVIARGIKDGVGLSAEVTVVEPETLERSVGKIRRVRDLREG, encoded by the coding sequence ATGAGCAGCGAGACCACGGCTCCGGCGGCCGCCGGGCCCCGGCGCGGCCTGCCGCTCCCGGCGGAGCTGCGGGACGAGGCCGAGCGCATGTCCCGGGAGGAGCTCCGCGACCTCCAGCTCACGCGGCTGCGGGCCACCCTGCGCCGCGCGTACGACCACGTGGAGCTGTACCGCAGGAAGTTCGACGCGGCCGGTGTCACCCCCGAGGACTGCCGCACCCTGGAGGACATCGCACGGTTCCCGTTCACCACCAAGGCCGATCTGCGGGACACGTACCCCTTCGGGATGTTCGCCGTCCCCATGTCCGAGGTCCGCCGCGTCCACGCCTCCAGCGGCACCACCGGGCGCCCCACGGTGGTCGGCTACACCGAGCACGACCTCTCCGTCTGGGCGGACCTCGTCGCCCGCTCGATCCGCGCCGCCGGGGGCCGCGCGGGGCACAAGGTGCACGTCTCCTACGGGTACGGCCTGTTCACCGGCGGTCTCGGCGCGCACTACGGCGCCGAGCGGGCCGGCTGCACGGTGATCCCCGCCTCGGGCGGGATGACCGCGCGCCAGGTGCAGATCATCCAGGACTTCCGGCCCGAGATCATCATGATCACCCCGTCCTACATGCTCACCCTGCTCGACGAGTTCGAACGCCAGGGCATCGATCCGCGCTCCACCTCCCTGCGCGTGGGCATCTTCGGCGCCGAGCCCTGGACCGAGGAGATGCGCCGCGAGATCGAGGAGCGGCTCGATCTGCACGCCGTGGACATCTACGGGCTGTCGGAGGTGATGGGTCCCGGTGTCGCACAGGAGTGCGTGGAGACCAAGGACGGGCTGCATGTGTGGGAGGACCACTTCCTGCCGGAGGTCGTCGACCCGGTGACGGACGGGGTCATGCCCGAGGGCGAGGGCGGCGAGCTGATCCTCACCTCGCTCACGCGGGAGGCGATGCCCGTCGTCCGCTACCGGACGCGGGATCTGACCCGGCTGCTGCCGGGGACGGCGCGTCCGGCCTTCCGCCGCATCGAGAAGATCACCGGGCGGTGTGACGACATGCTCATCCTGCGCGGTGTGAACGTGTTTCCCAGCCAGATCGAGGAGATCGTGCTGCGCACGCCCGGGGTCGCGCCGCACTTTCAGCTCCTGCTGAGCCGGCGGGGGCGGCTGGATCATATGGCGGTGCGGGTGGAGGCGCGGCCGGAGAGCGCTGCGGAGGAGCGCGAGGCGGCGGCGGAGGTGATCGCCCGGGGGATCAAGGACGGGGTCGGGTTGTCGGCGGAGGTGACCGTCGTGGAACCGGAGACGTTGGAGCGGTCGGTGGGGAAGATTCGTCGGGTGCGGGATCTCCGCGAGGGCTGA
- the mdlC gene encoding benzoylformate decarboxylase: MPSVRRVSHEFLQRQGLTTVFGNPGSNELPFLAGLPEGFRYVLGLHEGAVVGMADGYAQATGRPVLVNLHAASGSGNAMGALTNAAASRTPLVVVAGQQVRPAIGPEANLANVDAPALMKPLVGWAAEPACAQDVPRALAQAVFEAGLQRRPTYLSVPYDDWDAEADENGPAVLDRRVERASAPGGEQARRLAERVAAAERPALVLGGDIDAAGLFDDAVRLAEHLGAPVWAAPSLFRLPFPNRHPLFRGVLPAGIAPVCEAFEGHDLVLVLGAPVFRYHEYLPGRYLPEGTRLLQVTEDAAAAARAPMGEALVADPGAVIELLVRTLDSPGAPQERFRPAPEPRTAGDGLLHPEQVFAALRDELPGDTAYVVESTSTNSSWWRQMDLRRPGSYYFPAAGGLGFGLPGAVGVAMAQPDRPVVGVVGDGSANYGITALWTAAQHRVPLTVVLLRNGTYGALRWFGELLGVPDAPGLDIPGLDFTRIAEGYGVRAQQVGGVEELRAALAERPDHPRLLQVDTALTTPD; this comes from the coding sequence GTGCCGTCCGTGCGTCGTGTCTCCCACGAGTTCCTGCAACGCCAGGGGCTCACCACCGTCTTCGGCAACCCCGGCTCCAACGAGCTGCCCTTTCTCGCCGGGCTCCCCGAGGGGTTCCGCTATGTGCTCGGGCTGCACGAGGGCGCGGTGGTCGGGATGGCCGACGGCTACGCCCAGGCGACCGGCCGGCCCGTGCTGGTCAATCTGCACGCCGCCTCCGGCTCGGGGAACGCGATGGGCGCGCTGACGAACGCCGCCGCCTCCCGCACCCCGCTGGTCGTGGTGGCCGGGCAGCAGGTGCGCCCGGCCATCGGTCCGGAGGCCAACCTGGCCAACGTCGACGCGCCCGCGCTGATGAAACCCCTGGTCGGCTGGGCGGCGGAGCCGGCCTGTGCGCAGGACGTGCCGCGCGCGCTGGCGCAGGCCGTCTTCGAGGCCGGGCTCCAGCGGCGGCCGACGTATCTCTCCGTGCCGTACGACGACTGGGACGCCGAGGCGGACGAGAACGGCCCCGCGGTCCTCGACCGCCGGGTGGAGCGGGCCTCGGCGCCCGGCGGGGAACAGGCCCGCCGGCTCGCCGAGCGGGTGGCGGCGGCCGAGCGGCCGGCGCTGGTGCTGGGCGGCGACATCGATGCGGCCGGTCTCTTCGACGACGCCGTCCGGCTGGCCGAGCACCTGGGCGCCCCGGTGTGGGCGGCCCCGTCGCTCTTCCGGCTGCCGTTCCCCAACCGCCATCCGCTCTTCCGGGGTGTGCTGCCCGCCGGGATCGCGCCGGTCTGCGAGGCCTTCGAGGGCCATGACCTGGTGCTCGTCCTCGGCGCGCCGGTGTTCCGCTACCACGAGTACCTGCCCGGCCGGTATCTGCCCGAGGGCACCCGGCTGCTCCAGGTGACCGAGGACGCGGCCGCCGCCGCCCGCGCCCCGATGGGCGAGGCACTGGTCGCCGACCCCGGCGCAGTGATCGAACTGCTGGTCAGGACGCTCGACTCCCCCGGCGCCCCGCAGGAGCGGTTCCGGCCCGCACCCGAGCCGCGCACCGCCGGGGACGGGCTGCTGCACCCGGAGCAGGTCTTCGCCGCGCTCCGCGACGAACTGCCCGGTGACACCGCGTACGTCGTGGAGTCGACGTCGACCAACTCCTCCTGGTGGCGCCAGATGGACCTGCGCCGGCCCGGCTCCTACTACTTCCCGGCGGCCGGCGGGCTCGGCTTCGGGCTGCCCGGCGCGGTCGGCGTCGCGATGGCGCAGCCGGACCGCCCGGTCGTCGGCGTCGTCGGGGACGGCTCGGCCAACTACGGCATCACCGCCCTGTGGACGGCCGCGCAGCACCGGGTGCCGCTCACCGTCGTCCTGCTGCGGAACGGGACGTACGGGGCGCTGCGCTGGTTCGGCGAGCTGCTCGGCGTGCCGGACGCGCCGGGGCTCGACATCCCCGGTCTGGACTTCACCCGGATCGCCGAGGGCTACGGGGTGCGGGCCCAGCAGGTCGGCGGGGTGGAGGAGCTGCGTGCGGCCCTCGCCGAACGGCCCGACCACCCCAGGCTCCTCCAGGTCGACACGGCCCTGACGACACCCGACTGA
- a CDS encoding LysR family transcriptional regulator, which yields MVTTTGSFDLNLARVFVLLYETGSVTVTADTLHVTQPTVSYNLAKLRRHFGDELFRRTGRGLTPTAGARRLYGPLQRALADLDGAIRPQTEEVADPEAMAGRFTLALSDLGEATLLPRLLAAARRRAPRVSFSVRPLDVDDVEHQLRRGELDAFIATPVLTSHRTVRIPLFHERYVAMVAADHPRVRGASLTMPELAAEDHATVFGPSGHVAPRALLAAHGLLDRVVVDATRFSMLPYLLEQTDLIAVVPEYVGEVFTASHRLRLVRLPFETEPIEVALYARHESSRSPSQRWLVQFMTEVLGERVSPAQLPPHHGPLTPEGRPGSID from the coding sequence ATGGTGACCACCACCGGGAGCTTCGACCTCAACCTCGCCCGCGTCTTCGTCCTGCTGTACGAAACGGGCAGCGTCACGGTCACCGCGGACACCCTGCACGTCACCCAGCCGACCGTCAGCTACAACCTGGCCAAGCTGCGCCGGCACTTCGGCGACGAGCTGTTCCGGCGCACCGGACGCGGTCTGACCCCGACCGCGGGCGCCCGCCGGCTGTACGGGCCGCTGCAACGGGCGCTGGCCGATCTCGACGGGGCGATTCGCCCCCAGACCGAGGAGGTGGCGGACCCCGAGGCCATGGCGGGCCGCTTCACCCTCGCGCTCTCCGACCTCGGCGAGGCCACGCTGCTGCCCCGGCTCCTCGCGGCGGCCCGTCGGCGCGCGCCCCGGGTCTCCTTCAGCGTGCGGCCGCTCGACGTGGACGACGTCGAGCACCAGCTGCGCCGGGGCGAGCTGGACGCGTTCATCGCCACGCCGGTGCTGACCTCGCACCGCACCGTGCGCATCCCGCTCTTCCACGAGCGGTACGTCGCCATGGTGGCCGCCGACCATCCCCGCGTCCGGGGCGCGTCGCTGACCATGCCGGAACTGGCCGCCGAGGACCACGCGACGGTGTTCGGCCCCAGCGGGCATGTGGCCCCGCGTGCCCTGCTGGCCGCGCACGGGCTCCTGGACCGGGTCGTCGTCGACGCCACCCGGTTCTCGATGCTCCCCTATTTGCTGGAGCAGACGGATCTGATCGCCGTCGTCCCCGAGTACGTGGGCGAGGTCTTCACCGCCTCCCACCGGCTGCGGCTCGTCCGACTGCCGTTCGAGACGGAGCCGATCGAGGTGGCGCTGTACGCCCGCCACGAGTCCTCACGGAGCCCCTCGCAGCGGTGGCTGGTGCAGTTCATGACGGAGGTGCTGGGGGAGCGGGTCAGCCCCGCCCAACTCCCGCCCCACCACGGCCCACTGACTCCCGAGGGGCGTCCGGGAAGCATCGACTGA